A genomic segment from Glycine soja cultivar W05 chromosome 18, ASM419377v2, whole genome shotgun sequence encodes:
- the LOC114396532 gene encoding chaperone protein dnaJ A6, chloroplastic-like isoform X1, whose amino-acid sequence MAIAPFGNTSATQWGIHPQIFAGSTGLGKIASSRNNVTSRIRFMVAPCSSFFSCHSLHALFDKGSSQTLQHRRGSRLIVRADADYYSVLGVSRNSSKSEIKNAYRKLARSYHPDVNKEPDAEQKFKELSNAYEVLSDDEKRSIYDTYGEAGLKGSGMDMGDFSNPFDLFETLFEGMGGMGGSRGSWNGAVEGEDEYYSLVLNFKEAIFGVEKEIEIRRLESCGTCNGLGAKPGTKSSKCSTCGGQGRVVTSTRTPLGIFQQSMTCSSCSGTGETSTPCSTCAGEGRVRKTKRISLKVPAGVDSGSRLRVRNEGNAGRRGGSPGDLFVVLEVIPDPVLKRDDTNILYTCKVSYIDAILGTTIKVPTVDGMVDLKIPAGTQPSSTLVMAKKGVPLLNKKNMRGDQLVRVQVEIPKKLSKEERKLIEELADLSKGKTAATSRR is encoded by the exons ATGGCCATTGCACCTTTTGGTAATACATCAGCTACTCAATGGGGAATTCATCCTCAGATTTTCGCGGGATCGACTGGGTTGGGAAAGATTGCATCATCCAGGAACAA TGTTACAAGCAGGATAAGGTTTATGGTTGCCCCATGTTCGAGCTTTTTTTCTTGTCATTCCTTGCATGCACTATTTGACAAAGGTTCATCGCAAACTTTGCAACATCGCAGGGGATCGAGGTTAATAGTTAGAGCAGATGCA GATTACTATTCTGTACTCGGGGTGTCAAGAAATTCCAGTAAATCTGAAATTAAGAATG CTTATCGGAAGCTTGCCCGGAGTTATCATCCTGATGTGAAcaa AGAACCTGATGCAGAACAGAAATTTAAAGAACTTAGTAATGCATATGAG GTCTTGTCAGATGATGAGAAACGATCCATATATGACACATATGGAGAGGCTGGACTTAAGGGTTCAGGAATGGACATGGGG GATTTCAGCAATCCTTTTGACCTGTTTGAGACACTGTTTGAGGGCATGGGTGGCATGGGGGGAAGCAGAGGATCTTGGAATGGAGCAGTTGAGGGCGAGGATGAGTATTACAGTCTTGTTTTGAACTTCAAAGAAGCCATTTTTGGGGTGGAAAAAGAGATAGAGATTCGGCGATTAGAGAGCTGTGGAACCTGCAATGGTTTGGGGGCTAAACCAGGGACTAAATCATCCAAGTGTAGCACTTGTGGTGGTCAGGGTCGGGTTGTCACGTCGACAAGGACTCCATTAGGCATCTTTCAGCAGTCCATGACATGCTCTTCTTGCAGTGGAACTGGAGAAACTTCAACACCTTGCAGCACATGTGCTGGGGAAGGTCGAGTGAGAAAGACAAAGCGGATAAGTCTCAAGGTTCCTGCTGGTGTGGATTCTGGCAGCCGTTTAAGGGTCCGAAATGAAGGTAATGCTGGAAGGCGTGGGGGTTCTCCCGGTGACCTCTTTGTTGTTCTTGAAGTTATCCCTGACCCCGTGCTTAAGCGAGATGACACAAACATTTTATACACATGCAAGGTGTCTTATATTGATGCAATATTGGGGACAACAATTAAGGTTCCTACTGTGGACGGCATGGTGGATTTAAAAATCCCAGCTGGGACTCAACCAAGCTCAACACTTGTTATGGCTAAGAAAGGTGTTCCCTTGCTGAATAAAAAGAATATGAGGGGTGATCAATTGGTTCGGGTGCAAGTTGAAATCCCCAAAAAACTGagcaaagaagagagaaaacttATTGAGGAACTAGCTGATTTAAGCAAAGGCAAGACTGCTGCCACCAGTAGGAGATAA
- the LOC114396532 gene encoding chaperone protein dnaJ A6, chloroplastic-like isoform X2, translating into MVAPCSSFFSCHSLHALFDKGSSQTLQHRRGSRLIVRADADYYSVLGVSRNSSKSEIKNAYRKLARSYHPDVNKEPDAEQKFKELSNAYEVLSDDEKRSIYDTYGEAGLKGSGMDMGDFSNPFDLFETLFEGMGGMGGSRGSWNGAVEGEDEYYSLVLNFKEAIFGVEKEIEIRRLESCGTCNGLGAKPGTKSSKCSTCGGQGRVVTSTRTPLGIFQQSMTCSSCSGTGETSTPCSTCAGEGRVRKTKRISLKVPAGVDSGSRLRVRNEGNAGRRGGSPGDLFVVLEVIPDPVLKRDDTNILYTCKVSYIDAILGTTIKVPTVDGMVDLKIPAGTQPSSTLVMAKKGVPLLNKKNMRGDQLVRVQVEIPKKLSKEERKLIEELADLSKGKTAATSRR; encoded by the exons ATGGTTGCCCCATGTTCGAGCTTTTTTTCTTGTCATTCCTTGCATGCACTATTTGACAAAGGTTCATCGCAAACTTTGCAACATCGCAGGGGATCGAGGTTAATAGTTAGAGCAGATGCA GATTACTATTCTGTACTCGGGGTGTCAAGAAATTCCAGTAAATCTGAAATTAAGAATG CTTATCGGAAGCTTGCCCGGAGTTATCATCCTGATGTGAAcaa AGAACCTGATGCAGAACAGAAATTTAAAGAACTTAGTAATGCATATGAG GTCTTGTCAGATGATGAGAAACGATCCATATATGACACATATGGAGAGGCTGGACTTAAGGGTTCAGGAATGGACATGGGG GATTTCAGCAATCCTTTTGACCTGTTTGAGACACTGTTTGAGGGCATGGGTGGCATGGGGGGAAGCAGAGGATCTTGGAATGGAGCAGTTGAGGGCGAGGATGAGTATTACAGTCTTGTTTTGAACTTCAAAGAAGCCATTTTTGGGGTGGAAAAAGAGATAGAGATTCGGCGATTAGAGAGCTGTGGAACCTGCAATGGTTTGGGGGCTAAACCAGGGACTAAATCATCCAAGTGTAGCACTTGTGGTGGTCAGGGTCGGGTTGTCACGTCGACAAGGACTCCATTAGGCATCTTTCAGCAGTCCATGACATGCTCTTCTTGCAGTGGAACTGGAGAAACTTCAACACCTTGCAGCACATGTGCTGGGGAAGGTCGAGTGAGAAAGACAAAGCGGATAAGTCTCAAGGTTCCTGCTGGTGTGGATTCTGGCAGCCGTTTAAGGGTCCGAAATGAAGGTAATGCTGGAAGGCGTGGGGGTTCTCCCGGTGACCTCTTTGTTGTTCTTGAAGTTATCCCTGACCCCGTGCTTAAGCGAGATGACACAAACATTTTATACACATGCAAGGTGTCTTATATTGATGCAATATTGGGGACAACAATTAAGGTTCCTACTGTGGACGGCATGGTGGATTTAAAAATCCCAGCTGGGACTCAACCAAGCTCAACACTTGTTATGGCTAAGAAAGGTGTTCCCTTGCTGAATAAAAAGAATATGAGGGGTGATCAATTGGTTCGGGTGCAAGTTGAAATCCCCAAAAAACTGagcaaagaagagagaaaacttATTGAGGAACTAGCTGATTTAAGCAAAGGCAAGACTGCTGCCACCAGTAGGAGATAA